The Acidimicrobiia bacterium genomic sequence GCGTCAGGTGGTGCGCACGCGCGATCGCCTCGCCGACGAGCCGTCCCATGTCGTACGCGCCGCACGGGACGGGTCCGGCCGCCGTGCGCTTCGAGACCTGCGCGAGCTCCGCCCGCATCGTGTTGTCGTCGGCGATCGCGTCGATGTACTCCCAGCCGCGCCAGCCGTCGCGCCAGTCGGGCCGGGCGTATCCGAACATCAGCGACGAGTTCGCGACGACGGGCACGTCCCACTGGAGCGCGGCGAGCGCGAGCGCGACCGCGCGCGACGCGACGCCGAGACCGAGGTAGACGAGCGCGGAGGGATCGGTGTCGCGCAGGCGCGACACGACGTCGGTGACGTCCTCCGACAGCGGCGAGATCGCGGAGCTCCCGGTGACGTCCACCCCGACGGTCACCCGCGCCTCGTCGAAGCACTCCGCGTAGCGACGGCCGACGGGCGAGTTGTCGAACACGACCGCGGCGCGGTGCAGCCCGCGTTGCGCGAGCCGGCCCGCGAGGATCGCGGGCTCCTCCTCGAGCGACCCGATCTGGTAGTGGAACATCCACTCGCCTCGCGTCCGCTCGCCGCCCGTGTAGTTGATGCACGGGATGCGCGCCTCGTCCGCGAGCGGTTGCGCGATCAGGCCGTTGTCGGAGATGGACGGCCCGAGGATCAGGAGCACGCCTTCGTCGTCCAGCTCGCGGAACCCCTGCTGGACCGCGCGCTCGCTCCCGGCCGGCAGCCCGGCGACGTGACGCGTCACGAACTCGACCGGCCGGTCGATGCGGCCCTCGTCGAGCGTGTCGAGCCCGAGGCGGACGGCTTCCTCGAAGGCCGTGCCTCCGTCGCCTTGGGGGAAGTCGTAGAGGAACCCGATGAGGATGGGCGAGC encodes the following:
- a CDS encoding ABC transporter substrate-binding protein; the protein is MQTSRSPILIGFLYDFPQGDGGTAFEEAVRLGLDTLDEGRIDRPVEFVTRHVAGLPAGSERAVQQGFRELDDEGVLLILGPSISDNGLIAQPLADEARIPCINYTGGERTRGEWMFHYQIGSLEEEPAILAGRLAQRGLHRAAVVFDNSPVGRRYAECFDEARVTVGVDVTGSSAISPLSEDVTDVVSRLRDTDPSALVYLGLGVASRAVALALAALQWDVPVVANSSLMFGYARPDWRDGWRGWEYIDAIADDNTMRAELAQVSKRTAAGPVPCGAYDMGRLVGEAIARAHHLTRAGLKDGLERVKQLPATTGVEGTTMGFGHWDHAALKGGYLVLREWRDGRTVQVGT